The following proteins are co-located in the Thermus thermophilus HB8 genome:
- the mreB gene encoding rod shape-determining protein, whose protein sequence is MLKGEDIGIDLGTASVLIYVRGKGIVLKEPSVIAVVQGKREVKAVGAEAYRMLGRTPGNIVAVRPLKDGVIADYALTEKMLLLFLQKVLSPMSRLFKGRVRIMVGVPSGVTDVERRAVVQAVSTLAHKVYLIEEPLAAAIGAGINVAEPTGSMVVDIGGGSTDIAVISLGGIVRSESLRIAGNEMDQAIILHIRQKYNLLIGERTAEELKIRLGRAKLLPGEEKEVAEVRGRDLLTGLPRTAEIPAEDIVEALQEPLSKIFQGVRNVLESTPPELASDIYERGILLTGGGALLRNLDVALQEATGVPVVVAENPIEAVALGTGKALEMLHVLEDTILSSDDVLRR, encoded by the coding sequence ATGCTTAAAGGCGAAGACATCGGCATTGACCTGGGGACGGCCAGCGTCCTCATCTACGTGCGGGGGAAGGGGATCGTCCTGAAGGAGCCCTCCGTCATCGCCGTGGTCCAGGGGAAACGGGAGGTGAAGGCCGTGGGGGCGGAGGCCTACCGGATGCTCGGGCGCACCCCCGGGAACATCGTGGCCGTGCGCCCCCTCAAGGACGGGGTCATCGCCGACTACGCCCTCACGGAGAAGATGCTCCTCCTCTTCCTGCAGAAGGTCCTTTCCCCCATGAGCCGCCTCTTCAAGGGGCGGGTGCGGATCATGGTGGGGGTTCCCTCCGGGGTGACGGACGTGGAGCGGCGGGCCGTGGTCCAGGCCGTCTCCACCCTGGCCCACAAGGTCTACCTCATTGAGGAACCCTTGGCGGCCGCCATCGGGGCGGGGATCAACGTGGCCGAGCCCACGGGGAGCATGGTGGTGGACATCGGGGGCGGCTCCACGGACATCGCCGTCATCTCCTTGGGCGGGATCGTGCGCTCGGAGAGTCTCCGCATCGCCGGGAACGAGATGGACCAGGCCATCATCCTCCACATCCGCCAGAAGTACAACCTCCTCATCGGGGAGCGCACCGCCGAGGAGCTCAAGATCCGGCTGGGCCGGGCCAAGCTCCTCCCCGGGGAGGAGAAGGAGGTGGCCGAGGTCCGGGGCCGGGACCTCCTCACCGGCCTTCCCCGCACCGCCGAGATCCCCGCCGAGGACATCGTGGAGGCCCTCCAGGAGCCCTTGAGCAAGATCTTCCAGGGGGTGAGGAACGTCCTGGAGAGCACTCCCCCGGAGCTTGCCTCGGACATCTACGAGCGGGGCATCCTCCTCACCGGGGGCGGGGCCCTCCTTAGGAACCTGGACGTGGCCCTGCAGGAGGCCACCGGCGTCCCCGTGGTGGTGGCGGAGAACCCCATTGAGGCCGTGGCCCTGGGCACTGGGAAGGCCCTGGAGATGCTCCACGTCCTCGAGGACACCATCCTCTCCTCCGACGACGTCCTGAGGAGGTGA
- the rny gene encoding ribonuclease Y: MSLLDLVLLLLVLGLGGVLLLRRKGEDRSAQEARELLEAARREAREVLEAARKEARDILEAARQEAKALRQEAEARAKAQREEVEAELRRRLEAAEAEAKKRLEEAGERLKAEREELRAERERLRSLQEELKEERERLKAEREELRREGERLAKRAEALDARAARLEEAEAELVRKEEALKAEARALEERLKEVERRLYEVAGLTPEEARRLVLERLDRELEEEKAQRVRAALERARLEARREAQKILAQAMQRQASETAAQLAVTVVPIPSDAMKGRIIGREGRNIRAFEALTGVDLIIDDTPDAVLLSSFNPIRREIARMALEELLKDGRIHPSRIEEVVEKAKQEMKTFIYERGEEAALEAGVVGLKPGLIQLLGRLHFRSSYGQNVLKHSIQVAHLAGIMAAELGLDAALARRAGLLHDIGKSVDREVEGSHVEIGIALARRFGEPKEVVDAIAHHHDPDNAETLYAVLVAAADALSAARPGARRESLEEYLQRLEALERIALSFPGVETAFAVQAGREVRVIVKPEKISDAKATLLAREIASRIEKEMNYPGQVQVTVVRETRAVEYAR, encoded by the coding sequence ATGTCCCTTCTGGACCTGGTTCTTCTGCTCCTGGTCCTGGGGCTTGGGGGGGTTCTCCTCCTTAGGCGGAAGGGGGAGGACCGCTCGGCCCAGGAGGCCCGGGAGCTCCTGGAGGCGGCGAGGCGGGAGGCCCGGGAGGTCCTGGAGGCCGCGCGGAAGGAGGCCCGGGACATCCTGGAGGCCGCCCGCCAGGAGGCCAAGGCCCTGCGCCAGGAGGCGGAGGCCCGGGCCAAGGCCCAGCGGGAGGAGGTGGAGGCGGAGCTCAGGCGCCGCCTCGAGGCCGCCGAGGCCGAGGCCAAAAAGCGCCTGGAGGAGGCGGGGGAACGCCTCAAGGCGGAGCGGGAGGAGCTTCGCGCCGAGCGGGAGCGCCTGAGGTCCCTCCAGGAGGAGCTCAAGGAGGAGCGGGAGCGCCTCAAGGCGGAGCGGGAGGAGCTCCGCCGGGAGGGGGAGCGGCTCGCCAAGCGGGCCGAGGCCCTGGACGCCAGGGCGGCGCGGCTGGAGGAGGCGGAGGCGGAGCTTGTCCGCAAGGAGGAGGCGCTCAAGGCGGAGGCCAGGGCCCTGGAGGAGCGGCTTAAGGAGGTGGAGCGGAGGCTCTACGAGGTGGCGGGCCTCACCCCCGAGGAGGCCCGCAGGCTCGTCCTGGAGCGCCTGGACCGGGAGCTGGAGGAGGAGAAGGCCCAGAGGGTGCGGGCCGCCTTGGAGCGGGCCCGCCTCGAGGCCCGGCGGGAGGCGCAGAAGATCCTGGCCCAGGCCATGCAGCGCCAGGCCTCGGAGACCGCGGCCCAGCTCGCCGTGACCGTGGTGCCCATCCCCTCCGACGCCATGAAGGGGCGGATCATCGGCCGGGAGGGGCGGAACATCCGCGCCTTTGAGGCCCTGACGGGGGTGGACCTCATCATTGACGACACCCCGGACGCCGTCCTCCTCTCCTCCTTCAACCCCATCCGCCGCGAGATCGCCCGCATGGCCCTGGAGGAGCTCTTGAAGGACGGCCGCATCCACCCGAGCCGCATTGAGGAGGTGGTGGAGAAGGCCAAGCAGGAGATGAAGACCTTCATCTACGAGCGCGGGGAGGAGGCGGCCTTGGAGGCGGGGGTGGTGGGCCTGAAGCCCGGCCTCATCCAGCTTTTGGGCCGGCTCCACTTCCGCTCCAGCTACGGCCAGAACGTCCTCAAGCACTCCATCCAGGTGGCCCACCTCGCCGGGATCATGGCGGCGGAGCTCGGCCTGGACGCCGCTTTGGCCCGGCGGGCCGGGCTCCTCCACGACATCGGCAAGAGCGTGGACCGGGAGGTGGAGGGAAGCCACGTGGAGATCGGCATCGCCCTGGCGAGGCGCTTCGGGGAGCCCAAGGAGGTGGTGGACGCCATCGCCCACCACCACGACCCCGACAACGCCGAGACCCTCTACGCCGTCTTGGTGGCCGCGGCCGACGCCCTCTCGGCGGCGCGGCCCGGGGCGAGGCGGGAGAGCCTCGAGGAGTACCTCCAGCGCCTGGAGGCCCTGGAGCGCATCGCCCTCTCCTTCCCCGGGGTGGAGACGGCCTTCGCCGTGCAGGCGGGCCGGGAGGTGCGGGTCATCGTCAAGCCGGAGAAGATCAGCGACGCCAAGGCCACCCTCCTGGCCCGGGAGATCGCGAGCCGCATTGAGAAGGAGATGAACTACCCGGGCCAGGTCCAGGTGACCGTGGTGCGGGAGACCCGGGCGGTGGAGTACGCTAGGTGA
- the fabZ gene encoding 3-hydroxyacyl-ACP dehydratase FabZ, which translates to MDIREILKVLPHRYPFLLVDRVLEADERRFKALKNVTFNEPHFQGHFPGHPVMPGVLILEAMAQAAVGALVRQPGFPQGGLAFLAGVEGARFRRPVYPGDTLILEGELLAFRRGVGKVAVRALVEGEERASATLTFVLQGAS; encoded by the coding sequence GTGGACATCCGGGAGATCCTCAAGGTCCTGCCCCATCGCTACCCCTTTCTCCTCGTGGACCGGGTGCTGGAGGCGGACGAGAGGCGCTTCAAGGCCCTCAAGAACGTGACCTTCAACGAGCCCCACTTCCAGGGGCACTTCCCCGGCCACCCCGTCATGCCCGGGGTGCTGATCCTGGAGGCCATGGCCCAGGCGGCCGTGGGGGCGCTGGTGCGCCAGCCGGGCTTTCCCCAAGGGGGCCTCGCCTTCCTCGCCGGGGTGGAGGGGGCCCGGTTCCGGCGGCCCGTCTACCCGGGGGACACCCTGATCCTCGAGGGGGAGCTCCTCGCCTTCCGCCGGGGCGTGGGCAAGGTGGCGGTGCGGGCCCTGGTGGAGGGGGAGGAGCGGGCGAGCGCCACCCTGACCTTCGTCCTCCAGGGGGCCTCTTGA
- a CDS encoding S4 domain-containing protein codes for MADLERYLKRARGGRVVRTGFLDPEDQARLEEMARREGIRVAFFGGFPLAERKVAVLYPEEVPSVSDPVEVVLLDRPPPADLGEVLGEVEEVEEGVLAALLPEGRKALEAQGYRLLPPPEGALRPPRERVRTLVVPSLRVDAVGAKGFGVSRSYFAQGVKAGKVRLKGRPASPKDELAPGDLLFAEGLGTLRLLEVVGKTVRGNYKIKVEVER; via the coding sequence ATGGCGGACCTGGAGCGCTACCTCAAGCGGGCCCGGGGCGGCCGGGTGGTGCGCACGGGCTTCCTGGACCCCGAGGACCAGGCCCGCCTGGAGGAGATGGCCCGCCGGGAGGGGATCCGGGTGGCCTTCTTCGGCGGCTTTCCCCTGGCGGAGCGCAAGGTGGCCGTCCTCTACCCCGAGGAGGTGCCCTCCGTCTCCGACCCCGTGGAGGTGGTCCTCCTGGACCGCCCCCCGCCCGCCGACCTGGGGGAGGTTTTGGGCGAGGTGGAGGAGGTGGAGGAGGGGGTTCTGGCCGCCCTCCTCCCCGAAGGGAGGAAGGCCCTCGAGGCCCAGGGCTACCGCCTCCTTCCCCCTCCCGAAGGGGCCCTGAGGCCCCCTAGGGAGCGGGTGCGCACCCTGGTCGTCCCCTCCTTGCGGGTGGACGCCGTGGGGGCCAAGGGCTTCGGCGTCTCCCGGTCCTACTTCGCCCAGGGGGTCAAGGCGGGCAAGGTGCGCCTCAAGGGGAGGCCCGCCTCCCCCAAGGACGAGCTCGCCCCCGGGGACCTGCTCTTCGCGGAGGGGCTCGGGACCCTCAGGCTCCTGGAGGTGGTTGGCAAGACGGTGCGGGGCAACTATAAAATCAAGGTGGAGGTGGAGCGGTAG